Proteins from a single region of Runella sp. SP2:
- a CDS encoding intradiol ring-cleavage dioxygenase — MERKEFLKRSLSLLGIAAVTPLVSACSKDTVDPTTSTSGSTTSQGSTNGSSSTNCTVTNSETEGPFPTKTPSSLVLKDIRSDRTGLPMTVAINIKNKNNNCTNLSGALVDIWHCDADGNYSEYGGTGMQSTNYTSVHFLRGRQTTDASGNVGFTTIFPGWYSGRAVHIHVHIYDATGKSLLVTQIAFPADVCDTVFTTATNYYKKGKADTTNEKDNVFGDGYANELATLSGSVANGYALTHTIVVSA; from the coding sequence ATGGAACGCAAGGAATTTTTGAAAAGAAGCTTGTCACTTTTAGGAATTGCAGCAGTAACACCCCTCGTAAGTGCCTGTAGCAAAGACACCGTTGACCCCACCACGTCAACGTCGGGTTCTACCACATCGCAAGGTTCTACCAATGGCTCTTCGAGCACTAACTGTACAGTGACAAATTCGGAAACCGAAGGGCCGTTTCCCACCAAAACTCCTAGCTCTTTGGTGTTGAAAGACATCCGTTCTGACCGCACAGGTCTCCCGATGACAGTGGCTATTAACATCAAAAACAAAAATAACAACTGTACAAATCTCTCGGGAGCATTGGTTGATATTTGGCACTGCGATGCCGACGGCAACTACTCAGAATACGGAGGAACGGGTATGCAAAGTACCAATTACACTTCGGTTCATTTTTTACGGGGACGCCAAACAACGGATGCATCAGGGAACGTTGGTTTTACAACAATTTTCCCAGGCTGGTATTCTGGTCGTGCGGTACACATCCACGTTCACATTTATGATGCTACGGGTAAGTCATTGTTGGTCACCCAAATCGCCTTTCCTGCCGATGTATGTGACACCGTATTTACTACTGCCACCAACTATTACAAAAAAGGCAAAGCGGATACCACCAACGAAAAAGACAACGTGTTTGGAGACGGGTATGCCAACGAGCTTGCGACGCTTTCGGGAAGTGTTGCCAATGGATATGCTTTAACCCACACCATTGTTGTAAGCGCGTAG
- a CDS encoding S41 family peptidase yields the protein MAKLTIGMTVAFCIALFSCKQNNLDPQTTSSGSSSSNTSSNTADIRDSLWLYMQDVYLWYDKLPTTFNPRSYADPESEMDALRTYQTLDRWSFVEKASTFNSYFSDGETQDFGFWIKYDANNDLRVRYVYDQSPAGKAGVERGWKLTTLNGQSVKSMTDDAIVNAFYDATSTTFGFEKSDGTTSTVALTAATYTMNTVLFNKTYDVAGRKVGYFVFNSFTGTPSQNELKAVLSNFESAGVNELIVDLRYNGGGDVETQIMLANALAPTSVTKSSVMFSYLHNTKLSQWNETIRFSKTGSLNLSRIFFITSSASASASELLINNLKPYLDVKTIGSTTHGKPVGMYGFEVMDYVIAPIAFKTVNANNVGDYYTGLAVDAAVSDGLSKNWGDTQENCLAATLNYIQTGSFTVTSNARLSVEQVTMNQTLDKKIVKNTVVRR from the coding sequence ATGGCAAAACTTACTATTGGAATGACTGTAGCGTTTTGTATTGCCCTTTTTAGTTGCAAACAAAACAACCTCGACCCGCAAACCACTTCTAGCGGCTCTAGTTCTTCAAATACCTCCTCAAATACGGCAGACATTCGCGATTCGCTTTGGCTGTACATGCAAGATGTTTATTTGTGGTATGATAAACTTCCTACTACGTTTAATCCTCGATCGTATGCCGACCCTGAAAGTGAGATGGATGCGTTGCGTACCTATCAAACATTAGACCGCTGGTCGTTTGTGGAAAAGGCGAGTACTTTCAATAGCTATTTTTCGGACGGCGAAACGCAAGATTTTGGTTTTTGGATAAAATACGATGCCAACAACGACCTGCGCGTGCGTTATGTATATGACCAATCGCCTGCGGGAAAAGCAGGGGTAGAACGGGGCTGGAAACTGACGACGCTGAACGGACAATCGGTAAAGTCAATGACGGATGATGCCATTGTTAATGCCTTCTATGATGCGACTTCTACGACGTTTGGGTTTGAAAAATCGGATGGAACTACATCCACCGTTGCGCTAACAGCCGCGACTTACACGATGAATACGGTACTTTTTAACAAAACCTACGACGTAGCGGGGCGGAAAGTTGGGTATTTTGTCTTCAATAGCTTTACAGGAACGCCTTCGCAGAATGAGCTAAAAGCGGTATTGAGCAATTTTGAAAGTGCAGGAGTCAACGAACTCATCGTGGACTTGCGCTATAATGGCGGGGGCGACGTCGAAACGCAAATTATGCTGGCCAACGCGCTTGCTCCTACGAGTGTCACCAAGTCGTCGGTGATGTTTAGCTATCTTCACAACACCAAACTTTCGCAGTGGAACGAGACGATTCGCTTTTCTAAAACGGGTTCTTTGAATCTTTCTCGAATTTTCTTCATCACGTCGTCGGCCTCTGCTTCCGCCTCCGAATTACTTATCAATAACCTAAAACCGTATCTGGACGTCAAAACAATTGGTAGCACGACGCACGGCAAGCCCGTAGGCATGTACGGTTTTGAGGTGATGGATTACGTCATTGCCCCGATTGCCTTTAAAACGGTAAATGCAAACAATGTAGGGGATTATTACACGGGCTTAGCCGTTGATGCGGCGGTATCGGATGGACTCAGTAAAAACTGGGGCGATACGCAGGAAAACTGTTTGGCCGCAACACTCAACTATATTCAAACGGGTAGTTTTACTGTAACAAGCAACGCCCGTCTTTCGGTCGAACAAGTAACCATGAACCAAACGCTTGACAAAAAAATAGTCAAAAACACCGTGGTCAGACGATAG
- a CDS encoding LytTR family DNA-binding domain-containing protein — protein sequence MLKAIAIDDEPPALRVISHFCSQVPFIDLQKTFSRTDEALAYLNENEVDLLFLDINMPAMSGIDFYKAIPKAAMVIFTTAYAEYAVEGFNLSAVDYLLKPFTFERFQQGVQKALDYSQFIKKAEPELAVEYLYIKADYSTYKIAIADILFIEGLDDYLKIQLENAKPIVARMTMKSMVEKLPARDFIRVHRSFIVPMRRIENVRNKTITLSGNEIPIGSSYETEFFKRFSS from the coding sequence ATGCTCAAAGCAATAGCTATCGACGACGAGCCCCCTGCACTGCGGGTGATTTCTCATTTTTGCAGTCAAGTACCTTTCATTGACTTACAAAAAACCTTTTCGCGTACCGACGAGGCGCTGGCTTATTTGAACGAAAATGAGGTGGATTTGCTCTTTTTGGATATAAATATGCCTGCCATGTCGGGGATTGATTTCTATAAAGCGATTCCAAAAGCGGCGATGGTGATTTTTACGACGGCCTACGCTGAATATGCCGTAGAAGGCTTTAACCTCAGCGCAGTTGACTATCTTTTGAAACCATTTACCTTCGAGCGTTTTCAGCAGGGAGTTCAAAAAGCGCTGGATTATTCTCAGTTCATCAAAAAAGCAGAACCTGAGCTTGCTGTTGAATATTTATACATCAAAGCCGATTACAGCACCTATAAAATTGCCATCGCCGACATTTTGTTTATCGAGGGGTTAGACGATTACCTCAAAATTCAGCTCGAAAATGCGAAACCTATCGTGGCGCGTATGACCATGAAAAGCATGGTTGAAAAACTGCCAGCACGGGATTTTATACGAGTGCATCGGTCGTTTATTGTACCCATGCGACGCATTGAAAACGTTCGGAATAAGACAATTACGCTTAGTGGAAATGAAATTCCGATTGGAAGTAGCTACGAAACTGAGTTTTTCAAACGTTTTTCCTCCTAG
- a CDS encoding sensor histidine kinase encodes MPDDRKNLGGIKEASNFPKKYPFMKSPAWQFSVHVFGGLAFLALPYIFAPNGLSQLLHLTSNPHELTNFGSYLFMLGFFYLNYYYLIPAFYFTKKYIRYALGVGAGFGVIFLLLTSIDRTSIGPKIHQGRFEEHGHPPPPSNDETRLHDFPPPPHEMTTGNKPPVGFELSHALFLFLVGVFVSLALSINHRLRQTEREKLNTELSFLKAQINPHFLFNTLNSIYSLAIEQSPHTADAVVKLSSLMRYVMREADTDWVNLAQEFEYISNYVALQKLRLDDTVEVNFGIEGKPNGYKIAPLILISFIENVFKYGVNPQEKSLIRIQLSVEKGVLQLHTFNKKVRVFYDEETSSGIGMENTKNRLELLYPDNYELKIGDSVDSFTVDLQLRMA; translated from the coding sequence ATGCCTGATGACCGCAAGAATTTGGGAGGAATAAAAGAGGCTTCTAATTTTCCCAAAAAATACCCTTTTATGAAAAGCCCCGCGTGGCAATTCTCGGTACACGTATTTGGGGGATTGGCTTTTTTGGCACTTCCCTACATTTTTGCGCCCAATGGGCTTTCACAACTCCTTCACCTGACCTCAAACCCGCATGAGCTTACGAATTTTGGGTCGTACTTGTTTATGCTGGGCTTCTTTTACTTAAATTATTATTACCTAATTCCTGCTTTTTATTTTACCAAAAAGTACATTCGGTACGCCTTGGGTGTTGGCGCAGGTTTTGGGGTTATTTTCCTGCTTCTTACTTCCATTGACCGAACGTCGATTGGCCCTAAAATACACCAAGGCCGCTTTGAGGAACATGGCCATCCCCCACCACCATCTAATGATGAAACCAGACTTCATGATTTCCCTCCACCTCCTCATGAAATGACAACGGGAAATAAGCCTCCTGTGGGTTTTGAGCTAAGTCATGCGCTGTTTCTGTTTTTGGTCGGTGTTTTTGTGTCATTAGCTTTGAGTATTAACCATCGTTTACGGCAAACTGAGCGCGAAAAACTGAACACCGAACTTTCGTTTTTGAAAGCACAAATCAACCCCCATTTTTTATTTAATACGCTCAATAGCATCTATTCGTTGGCGATTGAGCAGTCGCCGCATACGGCCGATGCCGTGGTGAAGCTGTCGTCGTTGATGCGGTATGTCATGCGTGAGGCAGATACTGATTGGGTAAATTTGGCACAAGAGTTTGAATATATCTCAAATTATGTGGCATTGCAAAAGCTTCGCCTTGACGATACCGTGGAAGTGAACTTTGGGATAGAGGGCAAACCTAATGGATACAAAATAGCGCCGTTGATTTTGATTTCTTTTATCGAAAATGTGTTTAAATACGGCGTAAATCCTCAGGAAAAATCGCTGATTCGGATACAGTTGTCAGTAGAAAAGGGTGTATTACAACTGCATACTTTCAACAAAAAAGTGAGAGTATTCTATGATGAAGAAACGTCAAGCGGTATAGGAATGGAAAACACAAAAAACCGTTTGGAATTGCTCTACCCTGATAATTATGAATTGAAAATCGGGGATAGCGTCGATAGTTTTACGGTAGATTTACAATTGCGGATGGCGTAA
- a CDS encoding helix-turn-helix domain-containing protein, whose product MANEVLLQISSKLKDYRKSKGITIQQLADRAQVSKGLISQIENNRTIPSLLVLINLIRSLGVDLNDFFADVEQASEAKVLVKRSSEYQSFEKEQSKGFLYKRIMTRNIQSLPTDIVILELAPKATRAFMVKTNAYEYKYIISGEVEYTVGDQKYTLSAGDSIFFDANLPHKPVNVGDTTASMLVMYFFKE is encoded by the coding sequence ATGGCCAACGAAGTACTTCTGCAAATTAGCAGTAAACTGAAAGATTACCGCAAGTCGAAAGGAATAACCATTCAACAATTGGCAGATCGTGCCCAAGTAAGCAAGGGACTTATCTCGCAAATTGAAAACAATCGGACGATTCCTTCACTGTTGGTACTCATCAACCTTATTCGCTCGCTAGGGGTGGATTTGAACGATTTTTTTGCCGATGTAGAACAAGCTTCCGAAGCCAAAGTGCTGGTCAAACGCAGTAGCGAGTATCAGTCGTTTGAAAAAGAACAATCCAAAGGCTTTTTGTACAAACGCATCATGACGCGCAATATCCAAAGCCTTCCTACTGACATTGTGATTCTGGAACTAGCTCCCAAAGCTACCCGCGCTTTCATGGTCAAAACCAATGCCTATGAGTACAAATACATCATTAGCGGAGAAGTGGAATACACCGTGGGTGACCAAAAATATACCTTGAGTGCAGGTGACTCCATTTTCTTTGACGCCAATCTCCCACACAAACCCGTCAACGTTGGAGATACGACCGCGTCTATGCTCGTTATGTATTTCTTCAAAGAGTAA
- a CDS encoding GlsB/YeaQ/YmgE family stress response membrane protein — MSHLIYVLIVGAISGWLAGQIRRGFGFGLFGNIVVGIVGAFVGNWVFGQLGVSLGAGLLSTILTSVIGALLVLFVIGLIKK; from the coding sequence ATGAGTCATTTAATTTATGTATTGATCGTTGGTGCTATTTCAGGATGGTTGGCTGGTCAAATAAGACGAGGATTTGGATTTGGTCTTTTTGGCAATATCGTTGTCGGAATCGTAGGTGCTTTCGTCGGAAACTGGGTCTTTGGTCAGCTTGGCGTCTCGTTGGGTGCAGGTTTATTGAGTACAATTCTCACCTCCGTTATCGGGGCATTGTTGGTGTTGTTCGTCATTGGCCTGATTAAAAAGTAG